The genomic stretch GAGTTCACTCCGCTTCACCCGCACCAGATCGCGCGCAAGCTCGCGGTCGGCGAACACTACTTCAACCGCCAGATGCAGACGATTGGCGACGGGTCGATGAGCGCCGAAGACAAGCTGATGTGGGGCGGGATGCGGATGAACCCGCGCGACATCTCCGACGTCACGGGCGTGACCTACACCTACCTGGTCAATGGACACGGACCGGCCGACAATCTCGAATTTCTGTTCCGGCCGGGCGAGAAAATTCGCCTGCGGATCATCAACGGATCGGCGATGACGTTCTTCAACCTGCGCATTCCCGGCGTGTCGATGAAGGTCATCGCTGCCGACGGCCAGGAGGTCGATCCTGTCGATGTCGACGAATTCCAGATCGGTGTCGCCGAAACATACGACGTCATCGTCGAACCCGGAGACGGGAGCCACGCCATCGTGGCAGAGGCGATGGACCGGTCGGGCATGGGGATTGCCAGCCTGACCTCGCACGCGGGCCATATCGCGACCCCGCCGCCTCTCAGGGAACCGGTCACTCTGACAATGGCCGACATGGGTATGGGATCGCATGGCGGGACGATGGGCCACGGCGATCATGCGGGCATGGGTGGCACTGGCGAAATTTCCGGCGTGGATCATGCAATGCCCGAAACCGGCTCTTCCATGTCGCACAACATGCGCGACACTTCGAAACTTCCTGACGATGTAAAGGTCGGACCCGGCATCGACATGGTCAGCCCGATGCCGATGGACCGCATGGATTTTCCAGGACTGGGCCTCGACAAGGTGTCGCACCGCGTCCTGCGATATACCGACCTCAAGGCAAGGCACGCCAATCCGCATCGCATGCCAGAGCGCCAAATGGAGATCCATCTGACTGGCAACATGGAACGTTACATGTGGTCGTTCGATGGCAAGCAGTTCAGCGCCGTAACCGATGATCCCATCCGTTTCGGATATGACGAAAGGGTGCGGGTGAAACTGGTCAACGACACGATGATGGCGCATCCGATCCACCTTCACGGCCATTTCTTCGAACTGGTCAACGGCGCGGGAATGATGAACCAGCCGCTGAAGCATACCGTGGTGGTACAGCCCGGAGGCACTGCGACCTTCGACCTGACCGCCAATGAGCCCGGCGACTGGGCATTTCACTGCCACCTGCTCTATCACATGCATGCAGGTATGATGCAGACCGTCACAGTCCGCCCCTTCCAGGAGGAAGCGGCATGAACCGCCTCATTCCCACTCTCGCGCTGGCAAGTGCCGCGATGCTTTGCGCCCCGGTTTCGGCGCAAGACCACTCGCATGGCGAAATGATGGACCATTCCTCGCGCGCGATGGATCCTGCTGCCGACAAGGACGCGCACGCCGATCATCGTCCTGCAGAAAAGCCGACGATGGAGGAGATGCCCTCGGCGAAGCCAGCAATGATGGATCACGGGTCGCACGCGGCGAAAGAGCTCCCCTCGGGACCGCCGCCCCCGCGCGCATTCGAAGGTCCGCAGCACGCCGCCGAACTGTTTTTCGACCCGCAGGAAATGGCGGCTGCCCGCGCCTACAACCATTCGGCGCATGGCGACATGACGACCGGCACCTTGCTGGTCGAACGCCTGGAGGCGCGCATAACTGACGGGTCCGATGGCTATGTCTGGGATGCCACCGGGTGGTACGGCACGGCGACCGATAAATTCGTCCTGAAGTCGGAAGGCGAAGGAGAGTTTTCAGGTAGCGTCGAAGATGCCGAGATCCAGGCACTGTGGGGCCATGCCATCGGCCCTTTCATCGACCTGCAAGCAGGTGTGCGCCTAGATGTGGAGCCTGAAACCCGGGCACACCTGGCGCTCGGGGCAGCAGGCCTGGCGCCCTATATGATCCATTTCGATGCAGCGCTATTCCTGTCCGATCGCGGCGACCTGACCGGACGGATCGAAGCGGAACACGACATGCGGCTGACCCAGCGCCTGATCCTGCAGCCCCGGATCGAGGCCGAGTTTGCAGCGCAGGATATCCCTGAAAGAAAGACCGGGGCTGGCGTGACGAAAGCTGCCATCGGGGCGCGCTTGAGATATGAAATTGAACGCGAGTTCGCGCCCTATGTCGGGGTAGAATACGAAGCGGCGCTGGGAGAGACTGCAGATATTGCGCGGGCCCGCGGCAACGATCCGGACGGGATCAACTTCCTTGCCGGCCTTCGCTTCTGGTTCTGATCCTGCCGAAGGCGCCGCCCTCTAGCGCGCAGTGGCGATGAGGAGCAGGTCGCCGTCGCTTCCGCCAGAGACCTCGGCGACAGACCCGTAGGCTGTGTCACCGACCTCGATCGAACCAGCCGAGCTGCGATAACTGCCGCGCAACGGCACGAAATAGCCATTGGCGTCGCCAAACGCAGACAGGTCGGCGGTTCCGTTGAGATAGTGAATGTCGAAAAAGGGGCCTTCGAACAGGCGGTGCAAGCCCGCGACACCCGACATCGTGCCGTGAGGGCCGTCGTAAATTTCGGCCCGGGAGACTGCCACGCCTTCGTCGAGATGGAGTTCGCGCGGCCGTCCATAATCATAGAGGCGATAGGTGATATCGGCGTTCTGCTGGATTTCGACGAGCTGCACGCCGGAGCCGATCGCGTGGATCGTGCCTGCGGGAATATAGAACCAGTCCCCCGGCTTGACCGGCTTCCAGTCGAGCAGGGTCTCGATCTCGCCCGAAAGCGAGGCTTCGCGCAGTTCATTGTCAGACAGGCTTCTGGTCAGGCCGATCCCCAGCCGTGCACCCGGCTCGGCAGCGGTGACGATCCAGCATTCTTCCTTGCCGGATTGAAGCCCGCGTGCGGCGGCCTGCGTATTGTCGGGATGGACTTGTACCGACAGCTTTTCGCTGGTGAACAGCCATTTGCAGAGCAACGGCAAACTCTCACCGGCGCGGTCGAACCAGATCTCGCCTACGCTTTCGCTGCGCCCGCCGAAATGCGCGGGCAAGCCGGTCTGGCCCCACGGTTTCTCGACGAAATGACGCGGCAAAATCTCGAGGCTCACCCTCGCATCTCCCAATCGGCGCTTCTGCAACTCTGCTGCATTAGCACGGATTGGTTAAAGCCAAGGCAAGCACATGATGTGCCGGGGATCAGGCCTGCTGGCCATGCTCCTTGCGGGCGATTTCGTGCAGCCAGTCTGCGTGACGCGGAGCCTTCTTGGTTTCGCTCCATTCCTCGAGCATCAGCGGGGCAACGCGCTTCAGCTCTGCATATTGCTCGTCAGTGCCGATGTCGGCGGCAAGCTCGACACGGTGGCCGTTGGGATCGAAGAAATAGATCGATTTGAAGATGCCGTGGTGCGTGGGGCCGAGAACATCGATGCCGAGGCTTTCGATATGCTCCTTTGCCGCAACCAGCTCTTCTTCCGATCCGACGCGGAAGGCGAGATGCTGGACCCATGCAGGCGTGTTCTCATCGCGGCCCATGTCCTGCTGGTTGGGCAGTTCGAAGAAGGCGAGGATGTTGCCGTTACCTGCATCGAGGAAGACGTGCATGTAGGGATCGTATTCCCCGGTCGATG from Altererythrobacter epoxidivorans encodes the following:
- a CDS encoding copper resistance system multicopper oxidase, coding for MSSAMLAVSRRNFLNSLAGVSVAAGVAMPAWSRGRSLEHAHKGFGTLSGDTIDLAIGDRHFSTGGRSGHAYAVNGTVPGPLIRLREGQDVVINVTNNLDEDSSIHWHGILLPFQFDGVPGVSFPGIKPGQTFTYRFPIRQSGTYWWHSHSGLQEQAGHYGPIVIDPAEPDERYDRDYVVLLSEFTPLHPHQIARKLAVGEHYFNRQMQTIGDGSMSAEDKLMWGGMRMNPRDISDVTGVTYTYLVNGHGPADNLEFLFRPGEKIRLRIINGSAMTFFNLRIPGVSMKVIAADGQEVDPVDVDEFQIGVAETYDVIVEPGDGSHAIVAEAMDRSGMGIASLTSHAGHIATPPPLREPVTLTMADMGMGSHGGTMGHGDHAGMGGTGEISGVDHAMPETGSSMSHNMRDTSKLPDDVKVGPGIDMVSPMPMDRMDFPGLGLDKVSHRVLRYTDLKARHANPHRMPERQMEIHLTGNMERYMWSFDGKQFSAVTDDPIRFGYDERVRVKLVNDTMMAHPIHLHGHFFELVNGAGMMNQPLKHTVVVQPGGTATFDLTANEPGDWAFHCHLLYHMHAGMMQTVTVRPFQEEAA
- a CDS encoding VOC family protein; this encodes MSEVANHPVKLGGVHHAAYRCKDAKETVEWYGKVLGMDYTTAFAEDHVPSTGEYDPYMHVFLDAGNGNILAFFELPNQQDMGRDENTPAWVQHLAFRVGSEEELVAAKEHIESLGIDVLGPTHHGIFKSIYFFDPNGHRVELAADIGTDEQYAELKRVAPLMLEEWSETKKAPRHADWLHEIARKEHGQQA
- a CDS encoding type I phosphomannose isomerase catalytic subunit, which codes for MSLEILPRHFVEKPWGQTGLPAHFGGRSESVGEIWFDRAGESLPLLCKWLFTSEKLSVQVHPDNTQAAARGLQSGKEECWIVTAAEPGARLGIGLTRSLSDNELREASLSGEIETLLDWKPVKPGDWFYIPAGTIHAIGSGVQLVEIQQNADITYRLYDYGRPRELHLDEGVAVSRAEIYDGPHGTMSGVAGLHRLFEGPFFDIHYLNGTADLSAFGDANGYFVPLRGSYRSSAGSIEVGDTAYGSVAEVSGGSDGDLLLIATAR
- a CDS encoding copper resistance protein B, which translates into the protein MNRLIPTLALASAAMLCAPVSAQDHSHGEMMDHSSRAMDPAADKDAHADHRPAEKPTMEEMPSAKPAMMDHGSHAAKELPSGPPPPRAFEGPQHAAELFFDPQEMAAARAYNHSAHGDMTTGTLLVERLEARITDGSDGYVWDATGWYGTATDKFVLKSEGEGEFSGSVEDAEIQALWGHAIGPFIDLQAGVRLDVEPETRAHLALGAAGLAPYMIHFDAALFLSDRGDLTGRIEAEHDMRLTQRLILQPRIEAEFAAQDIPERKTGAGVTKAAIGARLRYEIEREFAPYVGVEYEAALGETADIARARGNDPDGINFLAGLRFWF